The stretch of DNA ATTGGCAACAACAGATTGCAACAGTTTAAGCAAAGGTTCACCTGACCGTTTTAATGTAAAGGTTAGGATATCCCTCGCTTCGGCAACTTTGCGTCCGCGTATCAAATCAACTACCAATCGCACTTTGCGAGGTGCTATTTGCAAATGTCTTAAATGGGCTTCTGCAAAAATCATAGTTTAACTCCTATTTCTTTTTACTATCCGGATGTCCATGGAAAACTCGGGTTGGAGCAAATTCACCTAACTTATGTCCAACCATATTTTCAGTTACAAACACCGGGATGAAGGATTTGCCGTTATGAACCGCTATGGTCAAGCCTACCATTTCGGGAATAAC from Candidatus Hydrogenedens sp. encodes:
- the rpsS gene encoding 30S ribosomal protein S19, whose translation is MPRSLKKGYFIDQSLLDKILKQQSTGDRKVIKTWSRRSTVIPEMVGLTIAVHNGKSFIPVFVTENMVGHKLGEFAPTRVFHGHPDSKKK